One Granulicella sp. 5B5 DNA window includes the following coding sequences:
- the gcvPB gene encoding aminomethyl-transferring glycine dehydrogenase subunit GcvPB — protein sequence MSDKFVGTPRKVTTHVNQNEDLIFEKSSPGKKGYRLAELDVPAVDAASLLGDVARTDDLGAMPELSEIEIIRHFTRLSTWNYAIDLGMYPLGSCTMKYNPRINETVARLEGLAEAHPYQPESLSQGALGIMKVLSDALIEITGMDTITLQPAAGAHGEFTGILLARAYHTANGNPRKKIIVPDSAHGTNPATAAICGYEVANLKSNALGMVDLAELERMVDEDTAALMLTNPSTIGVFESDIHKIADILHAKGALLYMDGANMNALCGKTRPGDFGVDVMHLNLHKTFSTPHGGGGPGSGPVACKKHLEPFLPKPVVVTKADGSLGLDYDRPQSVGRVRAWYGNFGMFIRALAYILANGPDGLRQTTEDAVLNANYIRAKLLDTFELPYKSPSLHEVVFSDKLQAKNGVKTGDMGKRLIDYGFHAYTVSFPLVVSGAMMIEPTESESREELDLLIDALKQIAREAEENPEVVRTAPHTTRLQRLDETTAARKPVLRWKGPAEDGLTVGTAAKEW from the coding sequence ATGTCAGATAAGTTTGTTGGAACACCGCGCAAGGTGACGACGCACGTGAATCAGAACGAAGATTTGATCTTTGAGAAGTCGTCGCCGGGTAAGAAGGGTTACAGGCTGGCAGAGCTGGATGTGCCGGCGGTGGATGCCGCTTCCCTGCTGGGTGATGTGGCGCGCACCGATGATCTTGGTGCGATGCCGGAGCTGAGTGAGATTGAGATCATTCGGCACTTCACGCGGCTCTCGACATGGAACTATGCGATCGACCTTGGCATGTATCCGCTGGGCAGCTGCACGATGAAGTACAACCCGCGCATCAATGAGACCGTCGCACGGCTCGAGGGACTGGCAGAGGCGCATCCCTATCAGCCGGAGTCGCTGAGCCAGGGCGCGCTGGGAATCATGAAAGTGTTGAGTGATGCGCTGATTGAGATCACCGGCATGGATACGATTACGCTACAACCGGCAGCAGGTGCGCATGGTGAGTTTACGGGCATCCTGCTGGCGCGGGCGTATCACACGGCGAATGGGAACCCGCGGAAGAAGATTATTGTGCCGGACTCGGCGCATGGGACGAACCCGGCGACGGCGGCGATCTGCGGGTATGAGGTCGCCAACCTGAAGAGCAACGCATTGGGCATGGTGGACCTGGCGGAGCTGGAGCGCATGGTGGATGAAGATACTGCCGCGCTAATGCTGACGAACCCTTCGACGATTGGCGTGTTCGAGAGCGACATCCATAAGATCGCCGACATTCTTCATGCGAAGGGCGCGCTGCTATACATGGACGGCGCAAACATGAATGCGCTGTGCGGCAAGACGCGGCCGGGCGACTTTGGCGTGGATGTGATGCACCTGAACCTGCACAAAACGTTTTCTACTCCGCATGGTGGTGGTGGACCGGGCAGCGGGCCGGTGGCTTGCAAGAAGCATCTGGAGCCGTTTTTGCCGAAGCCTGTAGTAGTGACCAAGGCGGATGGTTCTTTGGGTCTCGACTACGACCGGCCGCAGAGCGTGGGCCGTGTGCGTGCGTGGTATGGCAACTTTGGGATGTTCATCCGTGCGCTGGCATACATCCTGGCGAATGGGCCGGATGGTCTGCGGCAGACGACGGAGGATGCCGTGCTGAATGCGAACTACATTCGCGCGAAGCTGCTGGATACGTTTGAGCTGCCGTATAAGTCGCCGTCGCTGCATGAGGTGGTGTTCAGCGATAAGCTACAGGCGAAGAACGGCGTGAAGACCGGCGACATGGGCAAGCGACTGATTGACTATGGCTTCCATGCGTACACCGTCAGCTTCCCGCTTGTCGTCAGCGGCGCGATGATGATTGAGCCGACCGAGAGCGAGAGCCGCGAGGAGCTTGACCTGCTGATCGATGCACTGAAGCAGATTGCGCGCGAGGCGGAGGAGAATCCTGAGGTAGTGCGGACGGCTCCGCATACGACTCGGCTGCAGCGGCTGGATGAGACGACGGCAGCGAGGAAACCAGTGCTGCGCTGGAAGGGGCCGGCGGAAGATGGCTTGACCGTGGGGACTGCGGCGAAGGAGTGGTAG